One part of the Anaeromyxobacter sp. Fw109-5 genome encodes these proteins:
- a CDS encoding type II TA system antitoxin MqsA family protein, which produces MGEDAPRCSRCGDTTLRDETETLSVKLPRSDVTASVAVPARRCPACGEVHLDGTLAQRFQLAACSELADAGVDTGEALRHMRKVLGLRAAELARLLDVTPETISHWETGKARPNRAAFVAVCAMADDALHGRTTTRDRLELLAKGRVYPRALVVKLR; this is translated from the coding sequence ATGGGCGAAGACGCGCCAAGATGCTCCCGCTGCGGGGACACCACGCTCCGCGACGAGACGGAGACGCTCTCGGTGAAGCTCCCCCGCTCCGACGTCACCGCCTCGGTCGCGGTGCCCGCCCGCCGCTGCCCGGCCTGCGGCGAGGTGCACCTGGACGGCACGCTCGCGCAGCGCTTCCAGCTCGCCGCCTGCAGCGAGCTCGCCGACGCCGGGGTCGACACCGGCGAGGCGCTGCGCCACATGCGCAAGGTGCTCGGCCTGCGGGCCGCGGAGCTCGCGCGCCTGCTGGACGTGACGCCGGAGACCATCTCGCACTGGGAGACGGGCAAGGCGCGCCCCAACCGCGCGGCGTTCGTGGCGGTCTGCGCGATGGCCGACGACGCCCTCCACGGCAGGACCACGACCCGCGATCGGCTGGAGCTGCTGGCGAAGGGACGGGTCTACCCGCGGGCGCTCGTGGTGAAGCTGCGATAG
- a CDS encoding carotenoid biosynthesis protein, which translates to MGLAEIAALLWGSVVHRPYVYAFLACFLAFAWYQLGGRRTLTFAAATWLLAFGAEYSSTRNGFPFGAYRYFDATRTRELWISNVPFFDSLSFVFLAWFSLALAAALLSPAEERARGSWPGLRRPAAPLLAGLLMTLLDVVIDPVALQGDEWFLGRIYEYPTRGFYFGVTAANFAGWFLVGAASAWVFQRCLAHVPWCRGPLRRVHPRLAWGVLGVYAGIFGFNLAVTIWIRDLPLAAASAAVIAVTLGASALRLRAPGSAGRVVVCAATRAEALACRRGIADSGALGVEVLRTGVGPARAGSALRVRLARAPRPRLVISSGFAGALSPDLAIGALVTARALHTLEGGRMAALELPPGLLRLAPAARPVEVVSAQGVLPALELSSGAADMESAALARAAVEAGVPFTVLRLVTDTPAAPLPPLARSLAAAFAARGLSRARHGLRAMAEAARRPVHTARFVRASVGWCRALRVAWRAEGLLAASSAAAREEGPRRAARPS; encoded by the coding sequence ATGGGGCTCGCGGAGATCGCGGCGCTGCTCTGGGGGAGCGTGGTCCACCGTCCGTACGTCTACGCGTTCCTCGCCTGCTTCCTCGCGTTCGCCTGGTACCAGCTCGGCGGCCGCCGGACGCTGACCTTCGCGGCCGCGACGTGGCTCCTCGCCTTCGGCGCGGAGTACAGCTCGACGCGCAACGGCTTCCCGTTCGGCGCGTACCGCTACTTCGACGCGACGCGCACGCGCGAGCTCTGGATCTCGAACGTGCCGTTCTTCGACTCGCTGTCGTTCGTGTTCCTCGCCTGGTTCTCGCTCGCGCTGGCGGCGGCGCTCCTCTCGCCGGCGGAGGAGCGCGCCCGGGGGAGCTGGCCCGGGCTGCGGCGGCCGGCGGCGCCGCTCCTCGCCGGCCTCCTCATGACCCTGCTCGACGTGGTCATCGATCCCGTGGCGCTGCAGGGCGACGAGTGGTTCCTCGGGCGCATCTACGAGTACCCCACGCGCGGCTTCTACTTCGGCGTGACGGCGGCGAACTTCGCGGGCTGGTTCCTCGTCGGCGCGGCGAGCGCGTGGGTGTTCCAGCGCTGCCTCGCGCACGTGCCGTGGTGCCGCGGCCCGCTCCGCAGGGTGCACCCGCGCCTGGCCTGGGGCGTCCTCGGCGTGTACGCCGGCATCTTCGGCTTCAACCTCGCCGTCACGATCTGGATCCGCGACCTGCCCCTCGCCGCCGCGAGCGCGGCCGTCATCGCCGTCACGCTGGGCGCGAGCGCGCTCCGGCTGCGCGCGCCAGGCTCGGCAGGGCGCGTGGTGGTCTGCGCCGCCACGCGAGCGGAGGCCCTGGCCTGCCGCCGCGGCATCGCCGACTCGGGGGCCCTCGGGGTCGAGGTGCTGCGCACCGGGGTCGGGCCGGCGCGCGCCGGCTCCGCGCTCCGGGTCCGCCTCGCGCGGGCGCCGAGGCCCCGCCTCGTCATCTCGTCGGGGTTCGCGGGGGCGCTCTCGCCCGACCTCGCGATCGGCGCCCTCGTCACGGCGCGGGCGCTGCACACCCTCGAGGGCGGGCGGATGGCGGCGCTCGAGCTTCCGCCGGGGCTGCTCCGGCTCGCGCCCGCCGCCCGGCCGGTCGAGGTGGTGTCGGCGCAGGGTGTGCTCCCGGCCCTCGAGCTCTCGTCGGGCGCCGCCGACATGGAGTCGGCGGCCCTCGCGCGCGCCGCCGTGGAGGCGGGCGTGCCGTTCACGGTGCTGCGCCTCGTCACCGACACGCCGGCCGCGCCGCTCCCGCCGCTGGCGCGGAGCCTCGCGGCGGCGTTCGCCGCGCGCGGCCTCTCGCGGGCCCGTCACGGCCTGCGGGCGATGGCGGAGGCGGCGCGCCGCCCCGTCCACACGGCGCGCTTCGTGCGGGCGTCCGTCGGGTGGTGTCGCGCGCTGCGCGTCGCCTGGCGCGCGGAGGGGCTGCTCGCCGCGTCGAGCGCGGCGGCGCGCGAGGAGGGGCCGCGTCGCGCCGCGCGCCCGTCGTGA